The proteins below are encoded in one region of Carcharodon carcharias isolate sCarCar2 chromosome 2, sCarCar2.pri, whole genome shotgun sequence:
- the LOC121272899 gene encoding scavenger receptor cysteine-rich type 1 protein M130-like, whose amino-acid sequence MWDMNDARVMCKYLGCGDAVSASDDSQFGAGNWPILDFEVHCDGSEDDPWKCELQLLTHTNCSRGTKTAGVVCSGHKEPRLVGGADSCSGRLEILYGDTWGTVCDSHWDFKDARVVCTSLKCGDVIAVLGEAYFGEGSGPIWQDVYECQGNEAILWDCLTTPRNQHNCTHRHDVSVICSGQKGPRLVGGNGTCSGRVEILLGNTWGTVCDASWDLQDAAVVCHQLGCGAAISTGGGAFFGEGNGSIWNDINECIGNELRLSDCPVASWGHHQCSHKNDAGVICSDHIQVRLADGGSRCAGRVELYYNGTWGTVCDDSWDLAEARVVCNQLKCGQALNATFSGWFGPGAGPIWFHNLTCAANDSVLWECPAGPWGESECNHKEDAGVICSEHRALRLQNGPSRCQGRVEVLYNATWGTVCADSFGMAEAEVVCKQLSCGSARSVDRDVRFGRGFGQIWLDEVNCRLHDSLLWQCPSSPWGEHNCDHLEDVGVICSEVNPMEIRNGDDRTKSNMRPVSDDVELRLAAGFNNCSGRIEIFFNGTWGTVCDDSWDRHDAAVVCRHLNCGDPMWIPKGALFDPAKGTIWIDEVKCKGSERFLWDCQFSVMGVHDCEHKEDVNVKCSGHKNRQYSPTGFPVYEEIDFRELGTGPDFQSNSLLDKLEFNTDSDLHECEDINLQGSVTSCDAEFGREYDDVQ is encoded by the exons ATGTGGGACATGAATGACGCTCGTGTTATGTGCAAATACCTGGGTTGTGGAGACGCTGTATCTGCATCAGATGATTCTCAGTTTGGGGCTGGCAACTGGCCTATTCTTGACTTTGAAGTTCACTGCGACGGCTCCGAGGACGACCCCTGGAAATGCGAATTACAACTCTTGACACACACGAACTGTTCCAGGGGAACGAAAACAGCTGGTGTCGTTTGTTCAG GACACAAAGAGCCGAGGCTGGTTGGCGGAGCGGACAGCTGCTCTGGGAGGTTGGAGATACTGTATGGAGACACCTGGGGGACTGTGtgtgattcacattgggacttCAAGGACGCCCGTGTGGTTTGCACGTCGCTGAAATGTGGGGACGTGATAGCAGTACTCGGGGAGGCTTATTTTGGCGAGGGCAGCGGCCCCATATGGCAGGATGTTTATGAATGTCAGGGTAATGAGGCCATTCTCTGGGACTGCCTCACTACACCAAGAAATCAACACAACTGCACGCACAGACATGACGTCAGTGTCATTTGTTCCG GACAGAAAGGACCGCGGTTAGTTGGTGGTAATGGCACCTGCTCAGGAAGAGTGGAGATTTTGCTGGGCAACACCTGGGGTACAGTTTGCGACGCCTCCTGGGATTTACAGGATGCGGCTGTAGTCTGCCACCAACTCGGATGTGGGGCTGCAATATCAACGGGAGGAGGCGCATTCTTCGGAGAGGGAAATGGCTCGATATGGAACGATATAAATGAATGTATCGGCAATGAGTTGCGTTTGAGTGACTGCCCAGTGGCATCCTGGGGGCACCACCAGTGCTCACACAAAAATGATGCTGGTGTCATCTGTTCCG ATCATATTCAGGTAAGACTGGCGGATGGTGGAAGTCGCTGTGCCGGAAGGGTGGAGCTTTACTACAACGGAACCTGGGGGACTGTGTGTGATGACTCCTGGGATTTAGCTGAAGCCCGTGTTGTATGTAACCAGCTGAAGTGTGGACAGGCTCTAAATGCAACGTTTTCTGGCTGGTTTGGCCCAGGAGCGGGGCCGATCTGGTTTCATAATCTGACGTGTGCAGCGAATGATTCTGTTCTGTGGGAATGTCCGGCGGGCCCGTGGGGTGAGAGCGAGTGCAATCATaaagaagatgctggagttaTCTGCTCGG AGCACAGGGCTCTAAGGCTGCAGAATGGACCGAGTCGCTGCCAGGGCAGAGTTGAAGTTCTGTATAATGCGACCTGGGGTACTGTTTGTGCCGATTCATTTGGAATGGCGGAAGCAGAAGTGGTTTGTAAGCAGCTCAGCTGCGGATCGGCTCGATCTGTCGATCGCGATGTCAGATTTGGAAGGGGCTTTGGACAGATCTGGCTTGATGAGGTGAACTGTCGTTTGCACGATTCACTGTTATGGCAATGTCCATCTTCACCATGGGGTGAACATAACTGTGACCACCtggaggatgtaggagtcatttGTTCAG aagtAAATCCAATGGAAATACGTAATGGAGACGATAGAACTAAAAGCAATATGAGACCAGTTTCTGATGATGTCG AGTTGCGGCTGGCTGCAGGATTCAATAACTGTTCGGGAAGAATAGAAATCTTCTTCAATGGTACGTGGGGAACGGTTTGCGATGATTCCTGGGACAGGCACGATGCCGCTGTCGTCTGTAGACATCTAAACTGTGGTGACCCAATGTGGATTCCGAAAGGGGCATTATTCGACCCAGCAAAGGGCACCATTTGGATAGATGAAGTTAAATGCAAGGGGAGTGAACGCTTCCTGTGGGACTGCCAATTTTCAGTAATGGGCGTTCATGACTGTGAACATAAAGAAGACGTCAATGTGAAATGTTCTG GCCACAAAAACAGACAATATTCTCCCACTGGATTTCCTGTTTATGAAGAGATTGACTTTCGGGAGCTTGGCACAGGCCCAG ATTTCCAATCTAACAGTTTACTGGACAAGctggaatttaatacagatagCGATTTACATGAATGTGAAGATATAAATCTGCAAG GTTCAGTAACTTCATGTGATGCTGAATTCGGAAGAGAATATGATGATGTTCAGTAG